One segment of Clostridium botulinum DNA contains the following:
- a CDS encoding cation-translocating P-type ATPase, whose protein sequence is MEKFFCKSSEDALKDFNVTLNGLTEEKIKEHLNKYGENTLTEKKKKSIITVFLEQFKDLLVIILIAAAIISIATGNIESTIVILVVITINAILGTVQYVKAEQSLSSLKALSSPTAKVIRNSNKIEIPSKDVLPGDILILEAGDLVVADGRILESFSLQVNESSLTGESESVNKISEKIDKTEVALGDQKNMVFSSSLVTYGRGTVLVTSTGMNTELGKIATLMEETQEKKTPLQVSLDDFSKKLAIGVIIICAIVFALNVYRNNTILDSLMFAVALAVAAIPEALSSIVTIVLSMGTQKMSKEHAIIKNLRAVEGLGCVSVICSDKTGTLTQNKMTVKSIFVDDKLITSEEIDLNNSLSKFLVDSSILCNDSTSVDGKELGDPTEVALTNLGHKFDINEIDYRNNHPRLSEIPFDSDRKLMSTLHNIDNEYLMITKGAIDVLLKRSSLIKTSKGVRKITEKDITDINNMNHKLSSNGLRVLSFGYKKLDGKKDLSLDDEKDFIFIGLISMIDPPREESKAAVRDCIKASIKPVMITGDHKVTASAIAKEIGIIQENDISVDGIELDKMSDKDLLDKLEHISVYARVSPEHKIRIVKAWQSKDKIVAMTGDGVNDAPALKQADIGIAMGITGTEVSKDAASMILTDDNFATIVKSISNGRNIYANIKNSIRFLLSGNTSGILAVLYCSLRALPVPFAAVHLLFINLLTDSLPAIAIGMEKSTRDVLNEKPRDSKESILNKGFVKSILSEGLLIAIATITAYHIGLSSGPVGTASTMAFATLCLGRLFHGFNCRGRKSIFALGLFKNKFSWIAFGIGLLLLNAVLLVPPLQSLFEVIPLSGSNLGYIYLFAFLPTLIIQIYKLIRYDSEKDDYINTENKGGKIKEKKQVA, encoded by the coding sequence ATGGAAAAATTTTTTTGTAAAAGTTCTGAGGATGCTTTAAAAGATTTTAATGTAACTTTAAATGGTCTTACTGAAGAAAAAATAAAAGAACATTTAAACAAATATGGGGAAAATACATTGACTGAAAAAAAGAAAAAAAGTATTATCACTGTATTCTTAGAACAATTTAAAGACTTGCTAGTTATTATTTTAATAGCTGCCGCAATAATCTCAATAGCAACGGGAAATATTGAAAGTACTATAGTTATTTTAGTAGTTATAACTATAAATGCTATTTTAGGTACAGTTCAATATGTTAAAGCTGAACAATCATTAAGTAGTTTAAAGGCACTGTCCTCTCCTACTGCTAAGGTTATTAGAAATTCTAATAAAATTGAAATTCCATCTAAAGATGTACTTCCAGGTGATATCTTAATATTAGAAGCTGGTGATTTAGTAGTCGCAGATGGAAGAATACTTGAAAGTTTTTCATTACAAGTTAATGAAAGTTCTCTAACAGGAGAATCAGAAAGTGTTAATAAAATTTCTGAAAAAATTGATAAAACTGAAGTAGCTTTAGGTGATCAAAAAAATATGGTTTTTTCAAGCTCTTTAGTTACCTATGGAAGAGGTACAGTCCTTGTAACAAGTACTGGTATGAATACTGAATTAGGCAAAATTGCTACTTTAATGGAAGAGACTCAAGAAAAAAAGACTCCTCTTCAAGTGTCTCTAGATGATTTTTCTAAAAAATTAGCTATTGGCGTAATAATTATTTGTGCAATTGTATTTGCTTTAAATGTTTATAGAAATAATACTATTTTAGATTCATTAATGTTTGCTGTTGCTCTTGCTGTTGCTGCTATTCCAGAGGCTCTTAGTTCAATAGTTACTATAGTCCTTTCTATGGGAACTCAAAAGATGTCTAAAGAACATGCAATAATTAAAAATCTTAGAGCAGTTGAAGGATTAGGCTGTGTATCTGTAATTTGTTCAGACAAAACAGGTACATTAACTCAAAATAAAATGACAGTTAAAAGTATTTTTGTAGATGATAAATTAATTACTTCTGAAGAAATTGATTTAAATAACTCACTTTCAAAATTTTTAGTAGACAGCTCTATTCTTTGTAATGATTCTACATCTGTTGATGGTAAAGAGCTTGGTGATCCAACTGAAGTAGCCTTAACTAATTTAGGACATAAATTTGATATAAATGAAATAGATTATAGAAATAATCATCCTAGACTAAGTGAGATTCCTTTTGATTCTGATAGAAAATTAATGAGTACTCTTCACAATATAGATAATGAATATTTAATGATTACTAAAGGTGCTATTGATGTATTATTAAAGAGATCATCACTAATAAAAACCTCTAAAGGTGTAAGAAAAATTACTGAAAAAGATATTACTGATATAAATAATATGAATCATAAGTTATCATCTAATGGATTAAGAGTCTTATCATTTGGATATAAAAAATTGGATGGTAAAAAGGACCTGTCTTTAGATGATGAAAAAGATTTTATATTTATTGGCTTAATTTCAATGATAGATCCACCTAGAGAAGAATCAAAAGCAGCTGTTAGAGATTGTATTAAAGCCTCAATTAAGCCAGTAATGATTACTGGTGATCATAAAGTTACAGCTTCAGCTATTGCTAAAGAAATAGGTATAATCCAAGAAAATGATATATCAGTTGATGGTATTGAATTAGATAAAATGTCTGATAAAGATTTGTTAGATAAATTAGAACATATTTCTGTTTATGCTAGAGTATCTCCAGAACACAAGATCAGAATAGTTAAAGCATGGCAAAGTAAAGATAAAATAGTCGCTATGACTGGTGATGGTGTAAATGATGCTCCTGCTTTAAAACAAGCTGATATTGGTATTGCAATGGGTATTACAGGTACTGAAGTTTCTAAAGATGCTGCTTCTATGATATTAACTGATGATAACTTTGCAACAATAGTTAAATCTATAAGTAATGGTAGAAATATTTATGCTAATATAAAAAATTCAATTAGATTTTTACTTTCTGGAAATACTTCTGGAATATTAGCTGTACTATATTGTTCATTAAGAGCTTTACCAGTACCATTTGCTGCTGTTCATTTACTATTTATAAATCTACTTACTGATAGTTTGCCTGCTATAGCAATAGGTATGGAAAAATCAACAAGAGATGTTTTAAATGAAAAACCTAGAGATAGCAAAGAATCTATCTTAAATAAAGGTTTTGTTAAAAGTATACTTTCTGAAGGATTACTAATCGCAATTGCTACTATTACAGCTTACCATATAGGATTATCTAGTGGCCCTGTTGGTACTGCTAGCACAATGGCATTTGCAACTTTATGTTTAGGTAGATTGTTCCATGGTTTTAATTGTAGAGGAAGAAAATCTATATTCGCATTAGGTTTATTTAAAAATAAATTTAGTTGGATAGCTTTCGGAATTGGGTTACTACTATTAAATGCAGTATTATTAGTACCTCCACTACAATCATTATTTGAAGTTATACCTTTAAGCGGATCAAATTTAGGATATATCTATCTATTTGCTTTCCTTCCAACATTAATAATTCAAATATATAAATTAATTAGATATGATTCAGAAAAAGATGATTATATAAACACTGAAAATAAAGGCGGTAAAATTAAGGAAAAAAAGCAAGTAGCTTAA
- a CDS encoding FadR/GntR family transcriptional regulator produces the protein MFTPIKTPKVYDQVIEQIKFKIKSGELKKGDKLPSEREMAESLCVSRTSIREAIKALEVVGLIESRQGAGNYIKTNFDNSLFEPLSVMFMLQESSLKEMYDLRKTLELECGRLASKNITDNELDHLSAILDRMYEAGTEEESLELDIKFHYLLAKAARNVLLINILEVISQLMDEFIKSSRMQILHTGNSREILLTIHENLVRALKFRNEKQVFNAMLEHFDLIWKAYGYEE, from the coding sequence ATGTTTACACCTATTAAGACACCAAAAGTATACGATCAAGTTATAGAACAGATAAAATTTAAAATAAAAAGTGGTGAACTCAAGAAAGGTGATAAGCTTCCATCTGAAAGAGAAATGGCAGAGTCTCTTTGTGTTTCACGTACTTCAATAAGGGAAGCTATAAAAGCTTTAGAAGTTGTAGGCCTTATAGAAAGTAGGCAAGGTGCAGGAAATTATATAAAAACTAATTTTGATAATTCACTTTTTGAGCCATTGTCAGTTATGTTTATGCTTCAAGAAAGCTCTCTTAAAGAAATGTATGATTTAAGAAAAACACTAGAACTAGAATGTGGAAGATTAGCATCAAAAAATATAACAGATAATGAGTTGGATCATTTAAGTGCTATACTAGATAGAATGTATGAAGCCGGGACAGAGGAGGAAAGTTTAGAATTAGACATTAAATTTCATTATCTTCTTGCAAAAGCAGCAAGAAATGTTTTACTTATTAATATACTTGAAGTAATATCTCAGCTTATGGATGAATTTATAAAATCATCTAGAATGCAAATTTTACATACAGGTAATAGTAGAGAAATATTATTAACAATACATGAAAACTTAGTAAGAGCATTAAAGTTTAGAAATGAAAAACAAGTATTTAATGCAATGTTAGAACATTTTGACTTGATATGGAAAGCATATGGATATGAAGAATAG
- a CDS encoding electron transfer flavoprotein subunit beta/FixA family protein, with protein MNILVCIKQVPGTSKVEVDPVTGVLKRDGIDSKMNPYDLYALETALRIKENEGGNVKVLSMGPNQALSVIREAYSMGADEGALLSDRKFGGADVLATSYTISQGVRKMGDFELIICGKQTTDGDTAQVGPEMAEYLDIPHVANVERIIEIKEKSIIVEMDMPETLEVVEISYPCLITVDKGIFEPRLPSYRKKIATKDKEISIMSLNDFEDRNEKKYGLNGSPTQVERIFPPEVNDDREMWIGDSSELAEKIEHKLKEFKFI; from the coding sequence ATGAATATTTTAGTTTGTATTAAACAAGTACCAGGAACTTCAAAAGTAGAGGTTGATCCAGTTACTGGAGTATTAAAAAGAGATGGTATAGATTCAAAAATGAATCCATATGACTTATATGCATTAGAAACTGCATTAAGAATAAAAGAAAATGAAGGTGGAAATGTAAAAGTTTTAAGTATGGGACCTAATCAAGCACTTAGCGTAATTAGAGAAGCATATAGTATGGGTGCTGATGAGGGCGCATTATTATCAGATAGAAAATTTGGAGGTGCTGATGTTCTAGCTACATCATATACAATATCTCAAGGAGTAAGAAAAATGGGGGATTTTGAGTTGATAATCTGCGGAAAGCAAACTACTGATGGAGATACAGCTCAAGTAGGACCGGAAATGGCAGAGTACTTAGACATACCTCATGTAGCAAATGTTGAGAGAATCATAGAAATTAAAGAAAAATCAATTATAGTTGAAATGGATATGCCTGAAACTTTAGAAGTAGTTGAAATTTCATATCCTTGCTTAATAACGGTAGATAAAGGAATTTTTGAACCAAGGCTTCCATCTTATAGAAAGAAAATTGCAACTAAAGACAAAGAAATTTCAATTATGAGTTTAAATGATTTTGAAGATAGAAATGAAAAGAAATATGGACTAAATGGTTCGCCAACTCAAGTTGAAAGAATATTCCCACCAGAAGTTAATGATGATAGAGAAATGTGGATAGGCGATTCAAGTGAGTTAGCTGAAAAGATAGAACATAAATTAAAAGAATTTAAGTTTATTTAA
- a CDS encoding electron transfer flavoprotein subunit alpha/FixB family protein: MAKLVVNQEKITNKKELIKICPFGALEINDGKVEINGACKMCKLCVKKGPKGAIEYIEEEVKSIDKDLWKGISVYVDHVNGKIHPVTYELIGKARELAAKINHPVYCVFIGHKVSEEAKELLHYGVNKVFVYDDEELKDFRIEPYAAAFEDFIKNVKPSSILVGATTIGRSLAPRMAARFRTGLTADCTILDIKEDTDLVQIRPAFGGNIMAQIVTPNSRPQLATVRYKVMTAPERTDDVNGEIIKCDIKKDKLKSGINVLEIKEKNTEVGISDAEVIVAAGRGIKSEKDLAMIKEFAELLGAEFACTRPLIESGWVDAKRQIGLSGRTVRPRLIITCGISGAVQFSAGMNNSEHIFAINNDDKAPIFKVAHYGVVGNIYEIIPQLIEKIKMSKEA; encoded by the coding sequence ATGGCAAAATTAGTTGTTAATCAAGAAAAGATAACTAATAAGAAAGAGTTAATAAAAATATGCCCATTTGGTGCTCTTGAAATAAATGATGGAAAAGTTGAGATAAATGGAGCTTGTAAAATGTGTAAGCTTTGTGTAAAGAAGGGTCCAAAGGGAGCAATTGAATATATTGAAGAAGAAGTTAAGTCAATAGATAAGGATTTGTGGAAAGGAATATCTGTTTACGTAGATCATGTCAATGGGAAAATTCATCCAGTAACTTATGAATTGATTGGTAAAGCTAGAGAATTAGCAGCTAAAATAAATCACCCTGTTTACTGTGTATTCATTGGTCATAAAGTTTCAGAGGAAGCAAAAGAATTATTACATTACGGAGTAAATAAAGTATTTGTATATGACGATGAAGAATTAAAAGATTTTAGAATAGAACCTTATGCAGCAGCATTTGAAGATTTTATTAAAAATGTAAAACCATCATCAATATTAGTTGGAGCTACAACAATAGGAAGATCATTAGCACCTAGAATGGCTGCTAGATTTAGAACAGGTCTTACAGCTGATTGTACTATCCTTGATATAAAAGAGGATACAGACTTAGTACAAATTAGACCAGCATTTGGTGGTAATATAATGGCACAAATAGTTACACCTAATTCAAGACCACAACTTGCAACAGTAAGATATAAAGTAATGACAGCACCAGAAAGAACAGATGATGTTAATGGTGAAATAATTAAATGTGACATTAAAAAGGATAAGCTTAAATCTGGGATTAATGTTCTTGAAATTAAAGAAAAAAATACAGAGGTAGGAATAAGTGATGCTGAAGTAATAGTAGCAGCTGGTAGAGGCATTAAGTCAGAAAAAGATTTAGCAATGATAAAGGAATTTGCAGAGTTATTAGGTGCAGAATTTGCATGTACTAGACCTTTAATTGAATCAGGATGGGTTGATGCTAAAAGACAAATAGGATTAAGTGGTAGAACAGTAAGACCAAGACTTATAATAACTTGTGGAATTTCAGGTGCAGTTCAATTCTCAGCTGGAATGAATAATTCAGAACATATATTTGCTATAAATAATGATGATAAAGCTCCTATATTTAAAGTTGCTCATTATGGAGTAGTAGGGAATATATATGAAATTATTCCACAACTTATAGAAAAAATAAAAATGAGCAAGGAGGCATAA
- a CDS encoding FAD-binding oxidoreductase: protein MTYKNVEVKDYEYILSIAENDKERVFFGDEINEDYSHDELGGIKKMPDIVVHAISTEEVSKIMKYAYKNSIPVTPRGSGTGLVGAAVPIKGGIVIDLCRMNKILEIDEENLTLTLEPGVLLMEIGKYVEEFDLFYPPDPGEKSATIGGNISTNAGGMRAVKYGVTRDYVRGLEVVMPNGEVVQLGGKVVKNSSGYSLKDLLIGSEGTLGIVTKAILKLLPLPKKSLSLLIPFPTLEKAIDTVPKIIKSKTIPTAIEFMQREAILAAEEFLGKSFPDKSSDAYLLLTFDGNSTEEIEKAYENVANICLEAGAIDVFISDTEERQESIWSARGCFLEAIKALTTEMDEVDVVVPRNKIGEFVKFTHELESKFNIRIKSFGHAGDGNLHIYILKDQLEENVWHEKLELVMKDMYDKSKELKGQVSGEHGIGFAKKPYLKESLSNDVLSVMEGIKLAFDPKNILNPGKIFK from the coding sequence ATGACTTATAAAAATGTTGAAGTTAAAGATTATGAATATATACTATCTATTGCAGAAAATGATAAAGAGAGAGTTTTCTTTGGAGATGAAATAAACGAAGATTATAGCCATGATGAATTAGGTGGAATAAAGAAAATGCCTGATATAGTAGTCCACGCTATAAGTACAGAAGAAGTCTCAAAGATAATGAAATATGCTTATAAAAATTCTATTCCAGTAACTCCAAGAGGCTCAGGTACGGGTCTTGTAGGTGCAGCTGTTCCAATTAAAGGTGGAATAGTTATAGATCTTTGTAGAATGAATAAAATATTAGAAATAGATGAAGAAAATCTTACTCTTACATTAGAACCAGGGGTATTGCTTATGGAAATAGGCAAATATGTTGAAGAATTTGATTTATTTTATCCACCAGATCCAGGTGAGAAATCAGCAACTATTGGTGGTAACATAAGCACAAATGCAGGTGGAATGAGAGCGGTAAAATATGGTGTTACTAGAGATTATGTAAGAGGGTTAGAAGTAGTAATGCCAAATGGAGAAGTAGTACAGTTAGGTGGAAAGGTAGTTAAAAATAGTTCTGGTTACTCATTAAAGGATCTATTAATAGGATCAGAAGGAACTTTAGGTATAGTAACTAAAGCAATATTAAAATTATTACCACTTCCTAAAAAATCATTAAGTTTACTTATACCATTCCCAACATTAGAGAAAGCTATAGATACAGTACCTAAAATAATTAAATCAAAAACAATACCAACAGCTATTGAGTTTATGCAAAGAGAAGCTATATTGGCAGCTGAAGAATTTTTAGGAAAGAGCTTCCCAGATAAATCATCAGATGCATATCTTTTATTAACTTTTGATGGAAATTCAACAGAAGAGATTGAAAAAGCATATGAAAATGTAGCTAATATATGTTTAGAAGCTGGAGCAATAGATGTATTTATATCTGATACAGAAGAAAGACAAGAGTCAATATGGTCAGCTAGAGGATGTTTCCTTGAAGCGATAAAGGCATTAACTACAGAAATGGATGAAGTTGATGTAGTTGTTCCAAGAAATAAAATAGGCGAATTTGTTAAATTTACTCATGAACTTGAAAGTAAATTTAATATTAGAATAAAGAGTTTTGGACATGCTGGAGATGGAAACTTGCATATTTATATTTTAAAAGATCAATTAGAAGAAAATGTATGGCATGAAAAACTTGAATTAGTTATGAAAGACATGTATGACAAATCAAAAGAATTAAAAGGACAAGTTTCAGGAGAGCATGGAATAGGCTTTGCTAAGAAACCATATTTAAAAGAATCACTTTCAAATGACGTACTTTCAGTAATGGAAGGAATTAAATTAGCATTTGATCCTAAAAATATATTAAATCCAGGAAAAATATTTAAATAA